CATCTCGTTTCCGGCCACGCGCACCGCCTTGCTGTAGACGATGCCCGCGAGCGAGATGACGGCAATGTCGGTCGTGCCGCCGCCGATGTCCACGATCATGTTGCCGGAAGGCTCGGTGATCGGCATGCCCGCGCCGATCGCCGCGGCCATCGCCTCCTCGACCAGGTGCACCTCGCTGGCCTTGGCGCGGTACGCGCTGTCCTTCACCGCGCGCTTCTCCACCTGCGTGATCTCCGAGGGCACGCCGATGACGATGCGCGGGCGCACCCACACGTTCCGGTTGTGCGCCTTCTTGATGAAGTAGGTCAGCATCTTCTCGGTGACCTCGAAGTCGGCGATGACGCCATCCTTCATCGGCTTGATCGCGACGATGTTCCCCGGGGTGCGGCCGAGCATGTCCTTCGCGTCGCGCCCCACCGCCTCGATGCGGCCGGTCACCTTGTTGATCGCCACGATCGACGGCTCGTTGACGACGATGCCCTTGCCTCGCGCGTACACGCAGGTGTTGGCCGTGCCGAGGTCAATCGCGAGGTCGGAGGAGAACAGCGAGAAAACAGAGCGCAGACTCAACGAGAACTCCTGAATTTCGTGATTTGGGGGAATTGCCAAATCACCAAATCACCAAATCGCTAAATCGCCAAATCGCTAAATCACCAAATTCTTCTCACGTGGCGGCGTCGATGCCGTTCTTGCCGCTCCCCTTCACGCGATACATCGCCATGTCGGCGGCGCGGATCAGCCCTTCGACCGACGTCGCGACGTCGGGCAGCGTCGCCACGCCGACCGACGCGGTCAGCCGGATCGACAGGCCGTCCGACTCGAGAAACGTGTGCGCGGCCACGCGCTCGCGGATACGCTCGCCGACCGCGATCGCCCCCTCGCTGCCCGTGTCGGGCAGCAGCAGCGCGAACTCGTCGCCGCCGTAGCGCGCGATCATGTCGGTCTCGCGCGCGCTCGCGCGAATGACCTCCGCCGCCTCGACGAGCGCCTTGCTCCCGCACAGGTGCCCGTGGTGGTCGTTGATCTCCTTGAAGCCGTCAAGGTCGATGAACAACAGC
This region of Acidobacteriota bacterium genomic DNA includes:
- the mreB gene encoding rod shape-determining protein MreB, giving the protein MSLRSVFSLFSSDLAIDLGTANTCVYARGKGIVVNEPSIVAINKVTGRIEAVGRDAKDMLGRTPGNIVAIKPMKDGVIADFEVTEKMLTYFIKKAHNRNVWVRPRIVIGVPSEITQVEKRAVKDSAYRAKASEVHLVEEAMAAAIGAGMPITEPSGNMIVDIGGGTTDIAVISLAGIVYSKAVRVAGNEM